In a genomic window of Phalacrocorax aristotelis chromosome 8, bGulAri2.1, whole genome shotgun sequence:
- the KIAA0513 gene encoding uncharacterized protein KIAA0513 homolog isoform X2: MEAPLDVPVGNLIDFDAETPTCIPSEPSPPAAPSGNGCLGDEGDAAGEESDATESADSENDMGDSPRLWGGYRRSSSNESFSSSQSTESARDEATAERREFMRHYVEKIFTGGEDLDQEEKARFGELCSGEDGKGREWFARYVSAQRCNSKCVSEQTFYRLMQSFALVLFECHQMDDFSPAKNLMTMCFTYYYVGKTHALPLEAKEKPMGSIDSYLKSANSWLAEKKDIAERLLKNTSAKTENVKGFFGGLETKLKGPTTKKNDEGEDKPKEKLKKTVSVQSPEEEKKGEKIYLYMHLKQQPIWHNLRFWNAAFFDAVHCERRKRSPTTREKWCHMTQEERDDSLRFNENITFGQLGTFIHNMLAFGLNKKLCSDFLKKQATIGNLDEEQYKLLSDHIEQMATE; encoded by the exons ATGGAGGCCCCCTTGGACGTGCCCGTAGGGAACCTCATTGATTTTGATGCTGAAACACCCACCTGCATCCCCTCGGAGCCCTCCCCTCCCGCTGCTCCCAGCGGCAACGGGTGCCTGGGGGATGAGGGGGAcgcagctggggaggagagcGATGCCACCGAGTCAGCAGACAGCGAGAACGACATGGGTGACTCTCCCAGGCTCTGGGGTGGCTACCGCCGCTCCTCCTCCAACGagtccttctcctccagccagAGCACCGAGTCGGCCCGGGACGAGGCGACGGCTGAGCGCCGGGAGTTCATGCGGCACTACGTGGAGAAGATCTTCACcggggg aGAGGATTTGGACCAAGAAGAGAAGGCCAGGTTTGGTGAGCTCTGCAGCGGCGAGgatgggaagggcagggagTGGTTTGCGAGATATGTGAGCGCCCAG CGCTGCAACTCCAAGTGCGTCTCGGAGCAGACCTTCTACCGCCTGATGCAGTCATTCGCCCTTGTGCTGTTTGA GTGTCACCAGATGGATGACTTCAGCCCTGCCAAGAACCTCATGACCATGTGTTTCACCTACTACTACGTGG GCAAGACCCACGCGCTGCCCTTGGAGGCCAAGGAGAAGCCCATGGGCAGCATCGACTCGTACCTGAAGTCGGCAAACAGCTGGCTGGCGGAGAAGAAGGACATCGCAGAGCGGCTGCTGAAAAACACGTCAGCCAAGACAGAGAATGTTAAAGGCTTCTTCGGGGGCCTGGAGACCAAACTGAAGGGTCCTACCACCAAAAAGAATGA CGAAGGTGAGGACAAACCAAAGGAGAAGCTGAAGAAGACGG TTTCTGTGCAGAgcccagaggaggagaagaaaggggagaagaTCTACCTGTACATGCACCTCAAGCAGCAGCCAATCTG gcacAACCTGCGGTTTTGGAATGCTGCCTTCTTCGACGCCGTGCACTGTGAGCGAAGGAAGAGGTCCCCCACCACCAG GGAGAAGTGGTGCCACATGACGCAGGAGGAGCGTGATGACAGTCTCCGCTTCAATGAGAACATCACCTTCGGGCAGCTGGG CACCTTCATTCACAACATGCTGGCGTTCGGCCTGAACAAGAAGCTCTGCAGCGACTTTCTGAAGAAGCAGGCGACCATCGGCAATTTGGATGAAG AGCAATACAAGCTGCTCAGCGACCACATCGAGCAGATGGCCACCGAATAA
- the KIAA0513 gene encoding uncharacterized protein KIAA0513 homolog isoform X1, whose protein sequence is MEAPLDVPVGNLIDFDAETPTCIPSEPSPPAAPSGNGCLGDEGDAAGEESDATESADSENDMGDSPRLWGGYRRSSSNESFSSSQSTESARDEATAERREFMRHYVEKIFTGGEDLDQEEKARFGELCSGEDGKGREWFARYVSAQRCNSKCVSEQTFYRLMQSFALVLFECHQMDDFSPAKNLMTMCFTYYYVGKTHALPLEAKEKPMGSIDSYLKSANSWLAEKKDIAERLLKNTSAKTENVKGFFGGLETKLKGPTTKKNDEGEDKPKEKLKKTVSVQSPEEEKKGEKIYLYMHLKQQPIWHNLRFWNAAFFDAVHCERRKRSPTTRGDAGEEEEKREKWCHMTQEERDDSLRFNENITFGQLGTFIHNMLAFGLNKKLCSDFLKKQATIGNLDEEQYKLLSDHIEQMATE, encoded by the exons ATGGAGGCCCCCTTGGACGTGCCCGTAGGGAACCTCATTGATTTTGATGCTGAAACACCCACCTGCATCCCCTCGGAGCCCTCCCCTCCCGCTGCTCCCAGCGGCAACGGGTGCCTGGGGGATGAGGGGGAcgcagctggggaggagagcGATGCCACCGAGTCAGCAGACAGCGAGAACGACATGGGTGACTCTCCCAGGCTCTGGGGTGGCTACCGCCGCTCCTCCTCCAACGagtccttctcctccagccagAGCACCGAGTCGGCCCGGGACGAGGCGACGGCTGAGCGCCGGGAGTTCATGCGGCACTACGTGGAGAAGATCTTCACcggggg aGAGGATTTGGACCAAGAAGAGAAGGCCAGGTTTGGTGAGCTCTGCAGCGGCGAGgatgggaagggcagggagTGGTTTGCGAGATATGTGAGCGCCCAG CGCTGCAACTCCAAGTGCGTCTCGGAGCAGACCTTCTACCGCCTGATGCAGTCATTCGCCCTTGTGCTGTTTGA GTGTCACCAGATGGATGACTTCAGCCCTGCCAAGAACCTCATGACCATGTGTTTCACCTACTACTACGTGG GCAAGACCCACGCGCTGCCCTTGGAGGCCAAGGAGAAGCCCATGGGCAGCATCGACTCGTACCTGAAGTCGGCAAACAGCTGGCTGGCGGAGAAGAAGGACATCGCAGAGCGGCTGCTGAAAAACACGTCAGCCAAGACAGAGAATGTTAAAGGCTTCTTCGGGGGCCTGGAGACCAAACTGAAGGGTCCTACCACCAAAAAGAATGA CGAAGGTGAGGACAAACCAAAGGAGAAGCTGAAGAAGACGG TTTCTGTGCAGAgcccagaggaggagaagaaaggggagaagaTCTACCTGTACATGCACCTCAAGCAGCAGCCAATCTG gcacAACCTGCGGTTTTGGAATGCTGCCTTCTTCGACGCCGTGCACTGTGAGCGAAGGAAGAGGTCCCCCACCACCAG AGGGGAcgctggggaggaagaggagaagag GGAGAAGTGGTGCCACATGACGCAGGAGGAGCGTGATGACAGTCTCCGCTTCAATGAGAACATCACCTTCGGGCAGCTGGG CACCTTCATTCACAACATGCTGGCGTTCGGCCTGAACAAGAAGCTCTGCAGCGACTTTCTGAAGAAGCAGGCGACCATCGGCAATTTGGATGAAG AGCAATACAAGCTGCTCAGCGACCACATCGAGCAGATGGCCACCGAATAA